Proteins co-encoded in one Arachis hypogaea cultivar Tifrunner chromosome 13, arahy.Tifrunner.gnm2.J5K5, whole genome shotgun sequence genomic window:
- the LOC112783072 gene encoding uncharacterized protein, whose protein sequence is MGATPFHRSILEVRLPKHFDKPTDMRYDGTQDPLEHLTAFEARMNLEGVGDEVRCRAFPVTLAGPAIRWFNGLPQGSIYRFSDISRAFLAQFTTRIAKAKHPINLLGITLRPGEPTRKYLDRFNDEWLEIDGLTNSVASLCLTNDLLNEDFRKYLTTKPVWTMHEIQTIVKEYINDEEVCQVVAANKRHSGYNQPRQQVYQQIVEKGILSKPRPLKDRTGGNKNFYCDYHKGYGHQTQDCFDLKDALEQAIRDGKLTEFSHLIREPRRRHRDQDEEGKTRSAKRRQEPEDRDHGLTVINVVTAKNAVPRS, encoded by the exons ATGGGCGCCACCCCATTCCATCGATCCATCCTCGAAGTTCGGTTGCCGAAGcacttcgacaaaccaacggacatgaggtacgatggaacCCAAGACCCTCTGGAACACCTCACAGCCTTCGAAGCTAGGATGAATCTGGAGGGAGTAGGGGACGAGGTGAGATGCCGAGCCTTCCCGGTGACCCTGGCAGGACCCGCGATCAGATGGTTTAACGGCCTCCCGCAGGGGTCCATCTACAGGTTTTCGGACATCAGCCGTGCCTTCCTAGCCCAATTCACAACACGAATAGCAAAGGCAAAGCACCCGATCAACCTTCTGGGGATAACCTTGAGACCAGGAGAGCCGACCAGAAAATACCTGGACCGGTTCAACGACGAATGGTTGGAAATTGACGGCCTAACCAATTCGGTGGCCAGCCTTTGCCTGACGAATGACCTCCTCAACGAGGACTTTCGAAAGTACCTTACCACGAAACCAGTTTGGACGATGCACGAGATCCAAACGATAGTCAAGGAGTACATAAATGATGAGGAAGTCTGCCaagtcgtggctgccaataaacgaCACTCCGGCTACAACCAACCTAGGCAACAAG TTTATCAGCAAATTGTCGAGAAAGGAATCCTATCGAAGCCCCGACCACTTAAGGACCGTACGGGGGGAAACAAAAACTTCTATTGTGACTATCACAAGGGCTATGGTCACCAAACACAGGACTGTTTTGACCTGAAAGATGCACTAGAACAAGCGATAAGGGATGGTAAACTAACAGAATTCTCCCATCTTATAAGGGAGCCGAGGAGGCGTCATCGCGACCAAGACGAAGAAGGCAAAACCCGGTCGGCAAAGCGGCGACAAGAGCCAGAAGACAGAGATCACGGCCTCACCGTGATAAACGTAGTGACAGCCAAAAACGCCGTGCCAAGGTCGTGA
- the LOC140177764 gene encoding uncharacterized protein: MVITARVGTGLVKRILVDTGADSNIMFRNVFDALGLRDADLSTHQHGVIGLGDHFIKPDGVISLPVSVGQAQGRRSAMAEFVVLRDSTAYNIILGRKTINDVEAIINTKLLVMKFVTDDRSIGSIRGDLKTAVACDNASLSLRKKSKEASGVFLADLDARIDDKPRPEPEGDLEKFRVGDMEEKFTFVNRNLPQELKGPLVEMIRANGDLFAWTPADMPGIDPNVMSHHLAVKTEARPVAQRRRKMSRERAEEVAKQTASLLEAGFIRELDYSTWLSNIVLVKKHGMRLNPLKCAFAMEVGKFLGFMITQRGVEANPEKCQAILQMKSPGCVKDVQRLAGRLTSLSHFLGASAAKALPFFNLMRKGIAFEWTPACKEAFKHFKEILATPPVLEKPKAREPLYLYLAITREALATVLIREEGRAQ, encoded by the coding sequence atggtcatcacggccagagtgggaaccggTCTCGTCAAACGAATCCTTGTCGACACGGGGGCAGACTCAAACATTATGTTCCGCAACGTGTTTGACGCACTGGGGCTAAGGGACGCTGACCTGTCGACTCACCAGCACGGGGTCATTGGGTTGGGTGACCACTTCATCAAACCCGATGGAGTAATATCCCTGCCGGTCTCAGTGGGACAGGCCCAAGGCCGAAGATCGGCGATGGCCGAGTTCGTGGTCCTCCGAGATTCCACCGCCTACAACATCATCTTAGGAAGAAAGACGATTAACGATGTTGAAGCGATAATCAACACGAAGCTGCTAGTCATGAAGTTTGTTACCGATGACAGATCTATAGGGTCCATAAGAGGAGACCTCAAgacggcagtcgcttgcgacaacgCCAGCCTCTCCCTAAGAAAGAAATCAAAAGAGGCGTCAGGGGTGTTCCTGGCCGACTTAGACGCCAGGATAGACGACAAGCCCAGGCCGGAACCGGAGGGGGACCTGGAGAAGTTCAGGGTCGGTGACATGGAGGAGAAGTTCACGTTTGTCAATAGAAACCTACCGCAGGAGTTGAAGGGACCCTTAGTAGAAATGATCAGGGCCAACGGGGACTTGTTCGCCTGgacgccagccgacatgccgggcatagaccccaacGTCATGTCGCATCACCTAGCCGTCAAAACGGAAGCCCGCCCGGTGGCTCAGAGGAGGAGAAAGATGTCACGCGAAAGGGCGGAGGAGGTGGCCAagcagacggccagcctcctcGAAGCAGGCTTCATACGGGAACTAGACTACTCGACCTGGCTCTCGAACATAGTCCTAGTAAAAAAGCACGGCATGAGGCTCAATCCCCTGAAGTGCGCCTTCGCCATGGAAGTCGGGAAGTTCCTAGGATTCATGATAACGCAAAGAGGCGTAGAGGCCAACCCGGAGAAATGTCAGGCAATACTCCAGATGAAAAGTCCCGGTTGCGTCAAGGACGTCCAAAGATTGGCAGGTCGACTAACCTCATTATCCCATTTCCTCGGAGCTTCAGCAGCAAAAGCCCTACCTTTCTTTAATCTCATGAGGAAAGGGATAGCGTTCGAATGGACGCCCGCGTGCAAGGAAGCTTTCAAGCACTTCAAGGAAATCCTAGCAACACCCCCTGTACTCGAAAAGCCAAAGGCCAGAGAGCCATTATACCTGTACCTCGCTATAACAAGAGAAGCCCTCGCTACCGTCTTGATACGAGAAGAAGGAAGGGCTCAGTAG